In one Chitinophaga sancti genomic region, the following are encoded:
- a CDS encoding PorP/SprF family type IX secretion system membrane protein, whose amino-acid sequence MKKIIAFLTLYSLNLSAQDVGYSQYYDQPLQRNPALAGIFEGDIRVTASYRNQWQSVTVPYRTYGLSAEYKTPFHALFSENSTVTYGLQVLRDVAGTSEFSTTQIMPAVNSSFYIGREKVSYISVAFMGGLMQQRFDPGKLQFNDQFVMGSNGAFSILPSSRQTFDQTSVSYFDLAAGVSYNGTLKNEVDLFIGAAGYHLNSPQVGFFKGNQITLNKRISLNAGLSVPTSETNRFILYADYFRQFKRIIPIEAVGISTMQFGAMYSWDFSDQMDLSRNFTIGVLYRKNDAIIPVVRMEMYNFLFGLSYDVNVDKLAVASQRRGGLELIVSYRGFLSSRNESRRQTLCPTFRR is encoded by the coding sequence ATGAAAAAGATCATCGCCTTTTTAACTTTATATAGTCTCAATCTAAGCGCACAGGATGTGGGCTACTCTCAATATTACGATCAGCCTTTGCAAAGAAACCCCGCACTGGCAGGGATCTTTGAAGGAGATATCCGCGTGACCGCTTCTTACAGGAACCAGTGGCAAAGCGTGACAGTGCCTTACAGAACGTATGGATTGAGCGCCGAGTACAAGACACCTTTCCATGCATTATTCTCCGAGAACAGTACTGTAACATATGGCCTGCAGGTACTGCGCGACGTAGCCGGTACTTCAGAGTTTAGTACCACCCAGATCATGCCTGCAGTGAATAGCAGTTTTTATATCGGTAGAGAAAAGGTATCTTATATCTCTGTGGCTTTTATGGGTGGCCTGATGCAGCAACGCTTTGATCCGGGTAAATTGCAATTCAATGATCAGTTTGTAATGGGAAGTAATGGAGCATTTAGTATCCTGCCTTCTTCAAGACAAACATTTGATCAGACAAGTGTGAGTTATTTTGATCTGGCAGCAGGCGTGAGTTATAACGGCACCTTGAAAAACGAGGTAGATCTCTTTATAGGCGCAGCAGGGTATCATCTGAATAGTCCGCAGGTGGGATTCTTCAAAGGGAATCAAATAACTTTGAATAAACGGATATCGCTCAATGCAGGGTTATCAGTACCCACCAGTGAGACAAACAGGTTTATTTTATATGCAGATTATTTCAGGCAGTTCAAAAGAATTATTCCTATAGAGGCAGTTGGTATTAGTACGATGCAATTCGGTGCCATGTACAGCTGGGATTTTTCGGATCAGATGGATTTGTCCAGGAATTTCACGATAGGGGTTTTGTACAGGAAGAATGATGCAATCATACCTGTAGTGAGAATGGAGATGTATAATTTCCTGTTTGGACTGAGTTATGATGTGAATGTAGACAAGCTGGCGGTTGCGTCTCAGCGTCGTGGAGGATTGGAGTTAATTGTTTCTTACAGGGGATTTTTGAGTAGCAGGAATGAAAGCCGCCGGCAGACTCTATGCCCTACTTTCAGGCGGTGA